The genomic segment ATCATCCAAAGAAGAATGTCAAATTAtgttgagaattttttttttaaaatagttttaaaaattaattttcttttagttaataagatttttttttttttttgtggggcaaatataatataatgtaccCACtcatctttgtttttttttttttttttcttagattTCATAGTCATGTAAATGTATCGGCGCCAAGTTATAAAGACAACTCCTTCTCGTTTGAAAAAGAAGGCGACGTAATTGTCAAATTCAATAGATTACAACAACGTCACAAAACCGCCCCACccctattatatttttttaatggtaataataattattaattataaggGGAAAAGATGAAGGAATAAGGAACTTGCTTGCGTAAACGTTTAGAAATTTGAAATAATCTTAATAAACTTTGTTGTAAATACTAGGACCACATCCAATGAAAAATTCGTaactaataatataataatttcattACAAACaaacaagcaaaaaaaaaaaaaagaacaataagCATAAACACACTTGAGAAACACTACCAATCAAAAACCCAAATAtgatccaaaaaaaaattataagagaaGAGTCAAACTGAAGCATATAAGTTAGGAATAAAAGAAAACCATCTGAAACCACAACTCCATTTGTCAGGCAaggaaggagatttgggaagccAATGCCAAGTCCTCCTACTTGATTTGAAGTAGAGAATCTCAGGCCACGTATAACAACAAATGCATATCATTCCCGGATGCCAAAAGCAATAAACATGCTGATAATTATGATAACATACCGACGTGAATTTTCTACACATCATTTCAGGTACTCTGTCGTACTCCAACCAATCCCTTCCCTCATTCCCCAATTCCCACACTTTCAAGCTCCTCGTAATCCCATTCCCTCCTATTCCCCCGATCAAGTACAGCGTTTCATTGCTTCCTCCATGTCTACCACTGCCACTTACCAATCGAGCGAAAGTGAGCTCACCCGGAACCTCGGCTTCTGATCTACGCCACACCCCTTTCTCCAAATCGAAGCTGACGATGGAAAATGGCTCCGCGGTGGTGAAGTACAATGCCCCTTTAAAGTAAACGGCTTCCTGGTGGTGATTGTCGTTCAGAATTGGATCGAAGCCGTCTGATTCCGTCCAGGAATGATTCCTGGAATCGTAGAGGTAGGTGGATTTTGAGGATGATTGAGAACAGAGAGCGAAGATGGTGTACCCCAATGGGGTGGAAACTAGAGATAGAAGCTCGAATGAAAAAGGGTATGTTGGGAATTTGATTTCTCTCTCCGTATTGGCCAATAGGTTTGAGACGAGGAAGGAAGAGGAGGTGGGgagagagaaacagaggaggCCATTCGAGGAGGTGAGCAGAGATGCCGAAGGTAACGAGACAGAGGAAGACAGAGCTCTGTTGCGCCACGCGTTGAGGTTAGAGTCATAGAGAGGAAAGCGACGGTGACATTGAGGGTGAGAAAGCAAGAGAAAGGAGGAAAAAGATGGTAAAGAAGAATTGTGTTTAGAAATGAAACGAGGAGAAAATACCATAGACCAGAAAGTTTTGCAAGTTGATCTAAGGTTGAAGAAGTTTTTCAGGGGTAGAAAGGAGAGGATTATCTCGAGTAGTTCGTTCGGCAGCTGGCTCCAGATACTGGGATCCATGTCCGACTTTGTTACCGGAGATTGAGCCGTGATTCCGATGGGCCGGCTAAGGATCTTAGCCGGAGAGTGAAGAGTACTGTTTCTGCTTCCTTTGTTGCGTTCATCTTTCATTGGTAACACCGAAGGGATTATACTTGGGAACAAGACACAGAGAGCTTTATAGACTTTGCCCAATTTTACAAAACTTGGAAATAGCCAAATGGGATGTTTGAGATCGAGAATTAGATAAGGCATAGGCAAAAGGCATTGACTGGCTCTTTTCTCTTTATATTTATATACTCTTAATTatattatgtaaaaaaataaataaataaacaaataaataaaaatgaagacTTTATAACCAACTTGTCACTATCTGTCAGCCATGGTTTAGCCGGAGTTTTATCGAAGATTGCAAGTAGTGTCAAGTAGCCGGAGTTTTATCCACTTTCTCGATGGGCTTGAAAGAAGAAAGAGCGAGCACTAGCCTTAGAAGTAATAGGTAAGTGGGTAACCCATGTTATCCATGGTCAATGGACTTAAAGACTAAGTCCTACCTAGTCGGCCTCTTCTGATACTTGATTGTACAATGGTTGCTCAAAATTATATACAAATGGATGAAACGaccatatttataataatttataatttataaatttgataCACAAAAATTATGAATATTCGATTTATATTAGATTAGATGTtgacatttgaatttgaatttgattatttcaATGGTCAAGCTTCATAATTGAGTAGTTTATATTAGAAAAATTGTTAACTATAATTGTTGGTATCGCCCTTTTTGTTTAAGGGTTGTTTAGTTTTGTTTGTTATTTGAGATTTTGAGTAAGGAATCATTATTGCGGAAGAGAAATCTGAATTAGTTTTATTAATCAAATCGTAAGAATTACTTTGTAATTACAAAAAGGTATTGTGACTTATTTAACGTAACGTAATATAGAGCAAAAATAACCATAAGTGGTTAATAGCGAATTACAGTTAGAACACTATAGTAAACTAACTAATGTATGTATAAATAATTCTATTAGTCGACTGAAGATGGGTTGTGTACATTATGAATAGTCATCTTGGAAATGTGAGATTGCAAAGATGTAGAAGGTAGGGTTTTGGTGAAAACATCAGCTAGTACTTTGCTGCTATTGATCAGGATAAGGTGAATTGTAGCATTTCTGATCTTGTCTGAAAAAAGTGGCAATCGAGTTCAATATGTTTGGTGGGTTCATGAAATGTAGGGTTGCTGGCAATGTGGATGGCAGGTTGATTGTTGCAGTAGATGAAGGAAGGTGTTGGTTGAGGGATGTGAAGATCTTGGAGTAGATATCGAATCCATGTAATCTCACTTGCTATGGCAGCCAAGGCCCCGTATTATGCTTCAATGGAACTTTTACAAATGGTAGGTTGTTTCTTAGATCGCCAAGAGATCAAACAATCACCTAAAAACACGCAAAACCTGTGGTGGATTGCCTAGTGATTGGACAGGATGCCCAATCGAAATCGGAGAAGGCACGTAGGTGAAGAGATGAATTAGAGGGATAGAAAATCCCTTGTCCAGGCTTGGCTTTTAGAAATTGAAGAAGATGGTGAGCAGCCTCTAAGTGGGGATGTCACGGATTGGAGAGAAATTGGCTTTTAGAAAtcgaagaagaagatggtgagaaGCTTGTAAGTGGAGATGTCTCGGATTGGAGAGAAATTGGCTTAGACAATGAACTAAAAATGTAATATCAGGTCTGGACAATGTGAGGTAGATGAGGCGCCCTATGAGTTGTCGAAACCGTGATAGTTCTTGGAGAGGGTCACCATCGGTGGAATTAAGTTTGAGCAGAGGATCCATAGGTATTACTGTCAGTTTACTGTCGAGATATCCAATATCTTGGAGAAGTTGCAGTGTGTATAGATGTGTGATAAGAACAAAGCAGCTATGGAACGAGCAATTTCAAAGCCTAAGAAGTATTTGAGTTGACCAAGAGCTTTAAGCTTGAAAGTAGCATGGAGAGATAATTGAAGTTGTTGGTAACTCGTTTACCATATGCATAGTGAAAAGCACGGGGTGATAGACTCAGAgatttcaaataaatttatttaaacaatctttaaataaccgGATCTAataatatgcaaaacattaatcatagagaaagaaAAATATGATGAGAATTTACCAGTTGTTGAAAAATCAAGAATCATCACTATCTTTTAGTACCTCTaacaaacatccaatccaaatcaacattttgaatacTCAGACTAAGAttttccaagatgtatctctacacctcaagatgtgtgtgggcatgtggagtaatggtgggaaaatttctgattcacaagatgtactcaactcatgaaatcttagaatattaggtctgagacagtttTCAGGGATAAGAAAAATATTACgttatatttttctctttgtaaaaaACATAGAACTTTCTCTCTATAATATTCTCTCTCTTAAATGTATTGTGAAGCAATTTCTAtgtgatagatttataaaaaaaattaattaaattcaaaattcaaattataaaccaattatcaaataaataaaataaatatcaagatCCATTTTTGGACCTTGTTAcatgccaactacagtgcatgtagtgtagttggcgtgtaacacatccctcATTTCAAGGATGTGTTACAACcgctttcttttaattattatttattcaaaaaatatctaaaatttataacttatcttatcatattaattaaataataaatatcatttcaaattcaaatccaatttgaattatcagaaatatcatttcacattatttaaataaataaaactaattaattcaaaattaatcatcttaattatttaaatgtcattttttaaatttccaattaatttaataatataatttcaaaaattattttttaattaaaataccaatttcaaaaattgctatattaattaaataatttgccTCAATTATATATTTaaccctgaagaacaaatttcttccaaatatttattttcccTCATTTTCCCCAATTTCAACCATTACCTTGAAAAATATTGATAGAGTCATCTCGAGGACCTAAGGacatataatttcaagctccactaaatttagattattaattaaaactctttaatattataactttaatttattaatctcaatattattccactaaaaatagagattgcactcttgtaattatagacatttatttattgagtacttttaagtataaaaagtgtccattgattttattactacatacaattcaatcctctattattggttcataattaaagtaagaattaattaccgtttaacctctttgattatatcttgtttccttaagtgtcattactttactagtgaaggttaattcataaactgatttatgaatttgagctcaataacctttcaattccaaaagctaacctttaagagaaccactattcaattcctctcagaaaggtatagattccatatctgtataatATGTCCCCAACGATTTACATCAAttagttcccaaaacaaaagttttcaactTGATCATTTTGataaaccataacgagtgaatcaaagaactcatttgatataaacaggagttcataataactttatgattaagatcaatttgtatatgatcatcttattgatatgtctaactaatacttataaagtgaacaatattattaagtattaataatatATCGGGTTCCGTTCATATATAACTattttatacaaagtacctccactaagatgtcctactacatcactAATATGGAtatagattacatgtattcataagactagtgaaccgtacttatagtaattaatccaaagatttcatataactttatttttattgtgaattgtttaaatttgttccctacaatcttaggCCTCTCGtatcaatacaagattgtagtcacaataacaatCTTAGGCCACTTAAAGGGTTATGAACTCATTGGTTCGGAACAGGTCGCATGAATGAATATTGAATTGTGTTATCTAATGTCATGCTTATTATGAGAACTAAATGACAtgatagttttcttgttgggcctcggcacACAGGTGCTTTATaatgcaggtaagggtaaagggaagctagaccagccatgagttggagagctgtaggGGCGGCATGTACATACTCAGCTTGCTCGGTTGCCACAATCGAGATATTTTGAGGaacaagggtttttggctcgattTTGACCCTTAGGTCGACTAGTTctgtattttttattaaaaacctTTGGAATCCCTTGTATTTATtcaaacctttttaatgaaaaatatatctttattacccaaaatttttaataccgaAATTTTTACTTAACCTTAATTACAATTTTAAGTCCAagtgactcgcttaacgagttaagcactatgtCTAACACATGGGGTGACGGTCCTGGAttggtagggcattacaacttggtataagagctgccaaggttaatggttcctgaagataggctgAGTCTGTACGcttgctgctaaagacaagctcgactcatggtttggaaATTAATGTGTCATATATgcgtttaactgcttaattgagAAGTGTATGCCTTATCTAGATGCTAGAATAGAAAGCATGAaatatattgatagggcctggatCTTAACTGGTATGTGAATATAAAAGATGTGCTTATCAGTACTACTATTGCTTGTAAACataaagaatgtgcttattagcaccactATTGAATGTGTATGATTTGATTGTTCGGTTTTGGACCGCGGGGTGGTTCCTAGACATTGTTATCTTTGCTTGATaagtcgagtcgttgattgcagtaATACTTGGGTAATTATGCCAAGGCGATCAAAACGACTAGTCGGCACGGAGATTGAGTCTAGAGATCAACCAGGGTCAAAATCCTCCACCTGCCCTTCAGGACTGGCAGCAAGTGCTTGATGATATGCAAGCGAGACTTCAGAGACAGGATGATGAGATCAGACTTCTAAGATAGCAGGTTCCACCAGGGAATGCTGCACTAGTTGTGCCACTAGTTGTGGCAGTAGTTTTATCGAAGCTAGAgattgagaatagatgggagttGTTATGtgagaggtttaggaaacaacaccctccaacctttgagggaggtccaaatccactgaaggttgagtagtggatgagcatgattacctccatcctggatttcatgagggtggtggGTAACggcagagtggcctgtgccacatatatgctatgTGATAACACCCGCATCTAGTGGGAGGTTGTATCTCAAAGCCGGAACATCGCTGtgttgagttgggatgagttttgggatttgttcaatgagaagtactacaatgatgcagttaGAACTATGAAGGCAGATGAGTTTACCAGGTTGGTACAGCCCAACATGACTGTAACTAAGTTTGTTGTGAAGTTTGATAGGTTAGCCAAGTTTGCTTCTAACATGGTACAAATTGATGCTACTAAGAGATAAAGGTTTGTTCGGGGATTAAATCCCATGATAGCACAAGATGTTAGGATCACCTCAATGCTTGGAgttactacatatgctcaggtagttgataaggcccttactgctgagggcacAGATGATAAGATTTGGCATGAGAGCACCACGAGACATGATGCTAGGAGGATGGTACCCCCATTCACTTGATTTgttaggggcggaggccctattgaccagaagaggaagaccccagacacttctactactcctggtcctAACTAGAGAGTTCGGGGTAATCAGAGTGGCTGCCAAGATCGAGGAAGAGACTTGgaagctagagtcagatatgcgagatcagtatcctaagctgtttaggtaaattttgaggacaaaatttctattcggatgggatagttgtagcgtcccaaaactcctaatgaggtttagtaaCTTGGTTAATGTGTCGGGAGTGCATAACTGAGATTTTGGTAAAATATGTGAATtttagttatatatatgtgattatgtgaattatatgagttatattatgatatgattttctATGCAtgattagtgcccaaaaatacacatttgttgattttaattgtcaaaataaattaagttttaattaatattttcatggaattaatatgatttaatttataaaagaaaatatttaattttaatttagtttgttttattttgtaggatttaattgatatttttggcacttggaaacaaagaaaaaaagaaataagCAAATAAAATTtaagaaacaaagaaaatgtggcatttttggagACAAAAGACTCAATCCGAAGGCCCAAGCCCAGCAAAATCTGCATTTTTCTCCTTGCCCAGCCGCTAGGTGTCACCGCCATAGCCCGCCACGTGTCCTCCTGCCAGCCAACCCAACGCTGCCACTTGTCCGCATGCTTCAACCGTCCCCAGCAGCAACTTGCCTCCTTCAACGTAGCACCAACCCAACATAATCCATCATCATTCCTTTCCCTTCAGCTCCAGCGGCCAACCACAGTAAGCCCAACACCTCACCCAACTTCCCAGCAAGCCCATCCGAAGCAACCAAAGCCCAACGCTAGCAACCCAGTCCAACTGGCCTCAGCCCTTCTCCTCTCCCAGTTAGCACCTACGTGGCGCGCTCCCATTGGCTGGGAGTGGGTCAAAGTCTCCTCTGCCACAACCACCCTTTAGCCCATGTTttgtgcactttgggccttgcaaattgccattttgagctttaaagctcatctttttttggtgcttta from the Humulus lupulus chromosome X, drHumLupu1.1, whole genome shotgun sequence genome contains:
- the LOC133804355 gene encoding F-box/kelch-repeat protein At5g43190 encodes the protein MPYLILDLKHPIWLFPSFVKLGKVYKALCVLFPSIIPSVLPMKDERNKGSRNSTLHSPAKILSRPIGITAQSPVTKSDMDPSIWSQLPNELLEIILSFLPLKNFFNLRSTCKTFWSMVFSPRFISKHNSSLPSFSSFLLLSHPQCHRRFPLYDSNLNAWRNRALSSSVSLPSASLLTSSNGLLCFSLPTSSSFLVSNLLANTEREIKFPTYPFSFELLSLVSTPLGYTIFALCSQSSSKSTYLYDSRNHSWTESDGFDPILNDNHHQEAVYFKGALYFTTAEPFSIVSFDLEKGVWRRSEAEVPGELTFARLVSGSGRHGGSNETLYLIGGIGGNGITRSLKVWELGNEGRDWLEYDRVPEMMCRKFTSVCYHNYQHVYCFWHPGMICICCYTWPEILYFKSSRRTWHWLPKSPSLPDKWSCGFRWFSFIPNLYASV